In the Acidovorax sp. A79 genome, one interval contains:
- a CDS encoding bifunctional diguanylate cyclase/phosphodiesterase: protein MPAAVPSSPSERDDATTEQLVRAGSWTVMVTGTVIAALLLLDRPLSWTHVLLNLGAGAMGGVAVLLGRLRRWHQAALVLIWGVWGVVAIVAATNGGLRGPNLLNFPVLIVFAGWILGARPTLVLTGATGVLFLFFVWADLRGWLPAARYGNRLAYVAYLSGILAVTAAATLLSRRSYLRRVQEAQRTAVNLATIDAELRKLQRAVEQSPESIVITDLQGRVEYVNAAFLARTGYARGEVLGQPSALVSSNGMAPAQRQGLRDTLARGENWAGEQLNRRKDGAEIAEAVVVAPIRQPDGHISHYVELKQDVTERKHAAQEIHRLAHFDSLTSLPNRFTLVERLSALQGRPGRAPSTQHALLLLDLDRFTTFNDARGSEMGDRLLCAVALRLSEILPPQGLLVRVAGDEFAVVLHGLGADASLAGRHALAFAEKLQSALLRPLRLQDNDAEEAQLGASVGITLYPQSANDVAHDALRRAGTALHRAKQAGGGRAAFFEQGMGEAAEQRFRVERELRQAIGADELRLYLQSQVDVQGQLTGAEVLVRWQHPRDGLVPPGVFIPVAEESDLIVSLGNWVLTHACALLAGPVFQERRLRLSVNLSARQFRQAGFVPQLRAVLAATGADPRLLTLEVTEGLVIDDFDDAVAKMGQLAALGVDMSLDDFGTGYSSLAYLKRLPIQEIKIDRSFVRDAPTNADDGVLVEGILAVARHFGLRVVAEGVETRDQAEFLSQRAPDIVYQGYLFGRPEPDTDWLARTARADAPTTRN, encoded by the coding sequence ATGCCCGCTGCTGTCCCTTCCTCGCCTTCCGAACGAGACGATGCCACCACCGAGCAATTGGTGCGGGCGGGCTCCTGGACGGTCATGGTCACGGGCACCGTCATCGCCGCCCTGCTGCTGCTGGACCGGCCCCTGTCGTGGACCCACGTGCTGCTCAACCTGGGCGCGGGCGCGATGGGGGGCGTGGCGGTGCTGCTGGGGCGCCTGCGGCGCTGGCACCAGGCGGCACTGGTGCTGATCTGGGGCGTCTGGGGCGTGGTCGCCATCGTGGCCGCGACCAACGGGGGCCTGCGGGGCCCCAACCTGCTCAACTTTCCCGTGCTGATCGTGTTCGCCGGCTGGATCCTCGGCGCGCGGCCCACCCTGGTGCTGACCGGTGCCACGGGCGTGCTGTTCCTGTTCTTCGTCTGGGCCGACCTGCGGGGCTGGCTGCCCGCGGCGCGCTACGGCAACCGGCTGGCCTATGTCGCCTACCTGAGCGGAATCCTGGCGGTCACGGCGGCGGCCACCCTGCTGTCGCGCCGCAGCTATCTGCGCCGCGTGCAGGAGGCACAGCGCACCGCCGTGAACCTGGCCACCATCGATGCCGAGCTGCGCAAGCTGCAGCGCGCGGTGGAGCAAAGCCCCGAGAGCATTGTCATCACCGACCTGCAGGGGCGCGTCGAATACGTCAACGCCGCCTTCCTCGCGCGCACCGGGTATGCGCGCGGCGAAGTGCTGGGCCAGCCCTCCGCGCTGGTGTCCAGCAACGGCATGGCGCCCGCCCAGCGCCAGGGGCTGCGCGACACGCTGGCGCGCGGCGAGAACTGGGCGGGCGAGCAGCTCAACCGCCGCAAGGACGGTGCCGAGATCGCCGAGGCCGTGGTGGTGGCGCCGATCCGCCAGCCCGACGGGCACATCAGCCACTACGTGGAGCTCAAGCAGGATGTCACCGAGCGCAAGCACGCGGCGCAGGAGATCCACCGCCTGGCGCACTTCGACAGCCTCACCAGCCTGCCCAACCGCTTCACGCTGGTGGAGCGGCTGTCCGCGCTGCAGGGGCGCCCGGGCCGGGCGCCCAGCACCCAGCATGCGCTGCTGCTGCTCGACCTGGACCGTTTCACCACCTTCAACGATGCGCGCGGCAGCGAGATGGGCGACCGCCTGCTGTGCGCGGTGGCGCTGCGCCTGTCCGAGATCCTGCCCCCCCAGGGCCTGCTCGTGCGCGTGGCGGGCGATGAATTTGCCGTGGTGCTGCATGGCCTGGGCGCGGACGCCTCGCTCGCGGGCCGGCATGCGCTGGCCTTCGCGGAAAAACTGCAGTCGGCGCTGCTGCGGCCGCTGCGCCTGCAGGACAACGATGCCGAGGAGGCGCAACTGGGCGCCAGCGTGGGCATCACGCTCTACCCGCAGAGCGCCAACGACGTCGCGCACGACGCCCTGCGCCGCGCGGGCACCGCGCTGCACCGCGCCAAGCAGGCGGGCGGCGGGCGCGCGGCCTTCTTCGAGCAGGGCATGGGCGAGGCGGCCGAGCAGCGCTTTCGCGTGGAGCGCGAGCTGCGCCAGGCCATCGGGGCGGACGAGCTGCGCCTGTACCTGCAGTCGCAGGTGGACGTGCAGGGCCAGCTCACCGGCGCCGAGGTGCTGGTGCGCTGGCAGCATCCGCGCGACGGCCTGGTGCCGCCAGGCGTCTTCATCCCCGTGGCCGAGGAATCGGACCTCATCGTGAGCCTGGGCAACTGGGTGCTCACGCACGCCTGCGCGCTGCTGGCGGGGCCGGTGTTCCAGGAGCGCCGCCTGCGGCTGTCGGTCAACCTGAGCGCGCGGCAGTTCCGGCAGGCGGGTTTCGTGCCGCAGCTGCGCGCGGTGCTGGCGGCCACGGGCGCCGACCCGCGGCTGTTGACGCTGGAGGTGACCGAGGGCCTGGTGATCGATGATTTCGATGACGCCGTGGCCAAGATGGGGCAGCTCGCGGCGCTGGGGGTGGACATGTCGCTGGACGACTTCGGCACGGGCTACTCGTCGCTGGCCTATCTCAAGCGCCTGCCCATCCAGGAGATCAAGATCGACCGCTCCTTCGTGCGCGACGCGCCCACCAATGCCGACGATGGCGTGCTGGTGGAGGGCATCCTGGCGGTGGCCCGCCACTTCGGCCTGCGCGTGGTGGCCGAGGGCGTGGAGACCCGCGACCAGGCCGAGTTCCTGAGCCAGCGCGCGCCCGACATCGTGTACCAGGGCTACCTGTTCGGCCGCCCCGAGCCCGATACCGACTGGCTGGCCCGCACGGCGCGGGCCGACGCCCCGACCACCCGGAACTGA
- the ylqF gene encoding ribosome biogenesis GTPase YlqF has translation MAIQWFPGHMHLTRKAITERIKDIDVVIEVLDARLPGSSANPLLAEITGHKPTLKVLNKQDVADPARTALWVDWYNAQSDTRALPLDASDPAPTRKLIDACHLLSPNRGGMAKPMRVLICGVPNVGKSTLINTLSNKRQAKTGDEAGITKLEQRITLADDFYLWDTPGMLWPRIIVPESGYNLAASGAVGRNAFDEELVALELLRRLQQHYAPLLEARYKLGLPAGAMATMQDDELLEAIGRKRGAMLGGGRVNLQKTAEIVMTDFRTAILGRITLETPQEFEAWRAAGLAEDARRQARKDARAKAKGKGSGVREPASGDAE, from the coding sequence ATGGCCATCCAGTGGTTCCCCGGTCACATGCACCTGACCCGCAAAGCCATCACCGAACGCATCAAGGACATTGACGTGGTGATCGAGGTGCTGGACGCGCGCCTGCCCGGCTCCAGCGCCAACCCGCTGCTGGCCGAGATCACGGGCCACAAGCCCACGCTCAAGGTGCTCAACAAGCAGGACGTGGCCGACCCGGCCCGCACGGCCTTGTGGGTGGACTGGTACAACGCCCAGAGCGACACGCGCGCCTTGCCGCTCGATGCGTCCGACCCGGCCCCCACGCGCAAGCTCATCGACGCCTGCCACCTGCTCTCGCCCAACCGGGGCGGCATGGCCAAGCCCATGCGCGTGCTCATCTGCGGCGTGCCCAACGTGGGCAAGTCCACGCTGATCAACACCCTCTCCAACAAGCGCCAGGCCAAGACCGGCGACGAGGCCGGCATCACCAAGCTGGAGCAGCGCATCACGCTGGCCGACGACTTCTACCTGTGGGACACGCCCGGCATGCTGTGGCCGCGCATCATCGTGCCCGAAAGCGGCTACAACCTGGCCGCCAGCGGCGCGGTAGGCCGCAATGCCTTCGACGAGGAACTGGTGGCGCTGGAGCTGCTGCGCCGCCTGCAGCAGCACTACGCCCCGCTGCTGGAGGCACGCTACAAGCTGGGCCTGCCAGCCGGCGCCATGGCCACGATGCAGGACGACGAACTGCTCGAGGCCATCGGCCGCAAGCGCGGCGCCATGCTGGGCGGCGGCCGCGTGAACCTGCAAAAGACGGCCGAGATCGTGATGACCGATTTCCGCACCGCGATCCTGGGCCGCATCACGCTGGAAACCCCGCAGGAGTTCGAGGCCTGGCGGGCCGCCGGGCTGGCCGAGGACGCCAGGCGCCAGGCCCGCAAGGACGCGCGCGCCAAGGCCAAGGGCAAGGGTTCGGGCGTGCGCGAACCGGCGTCCGGCGACGCCGAGTAG